The following coding sequences are from one Enterococcus sp. 4G2_DIV0659 window:
- a CDS encoding ABC transporter ATP-binding protein — protein sequence MSLVIEHLTGGYGHIPVLKDINFEVKSGEMVGLIGLNGAGKSTTIKNVIGLLTPQKGKVSIDGETLKQQPESYRKKIGYIPETPSLYEELTLREHIEITAMAYDIPTEEAFKRAATLLKTFRLENKLDWFPANFSKGMKQKVMVLCAFLIEPSLYIIDEPFLGLDPLAIHALLELMDEMRNQGAAILMSTHILATAERYCDRFVVLHEGEVRAMGSMEELQKEFNLPGSSLDDIYIALTKEEKVG from the coding sequence ATGAGTTTAGTAATTGAACATTTAACTGGGGGCTATGGCCATATTCCTGTTTTAAAAGATATTAACTTTGAAGTGAAATCTGGTGAGATGGTCGGTTTGATTGGATTGAACGGCGCAGGTAAAAGTACTACGATCAAAAATGTAATTGGTTTATTGACTCCGCAAAAAGGAAAAGTTTCTATTGATGGTGAAACACTGAAGCAGCAGCCAGAAAGCTATCGAAAAAAAATTGGCTATATTCCAGAAACACCGTCTTTATATGAAGAATTGACACTAAGAGAGCATATTGAAATCACGGCAATGGCGTATGATATTCCCACCGAAGAAGCATTTAAACGCGCGGCTACTTTGCTAAAAACATTTCGTTTAGAAAATAAATTAGATTGGTTCCCTGCAAATTTTTCAAAAGGGATGAAACAAAAGGTGATGGTTCTATGTGCCTTTTTAATTGAGCCGAGTTTGTATATCATTGATGAACCATTTTTAGGCTTAGATCCGTTGGCGATTCATGCGTTATTAGAGTTGATGGACGAAATGCGTAATCAAGGCGCTGCAATTTTGATGTCTACTCATATTCTTGCAACTGCAGAAAGATATTGTGATCGTTTTGTAGTATTACATGAAGGTGAAGTTCGGGCAATGGGCTCAATGGAGGAGCTACAAAAAGAATTCAATTTACCAGGATCATCCTTGGACGATATTTATATCGCATTAACAAAAGAAGAAAAGGTGGGGTAG
- the dat gene encoding D-amino-acid transaminase — MHVLWNDQIVKRDEVKIDIEDRGYQYGDGLYEVVRVYNGHLYMLEAHLERLWNGAEKINMHLPFSKEELTANLNKLVEIEAIKEGKLYFQVTRGIDSPRNHALPDPKKVKGVLTANILPYQRPTQKMETGISVAVVPDTRWLHCDIKSLSLMGNILSLDEARQKGFDDAVLIREDKVTETSAANFWVVKDGIVYTHPDGHLILPGITKKKILELANELDIPVKEEAVYEEELFTADECFVSGSLTEIVPVVKINDHVVGTGKPGEITKKLLNAYIASVNKICGSAEK, encoded by the coding sequence ATGCATGTTTTATGGAATGATCAGATTGTTAAACGTGATGAAGTAAAAATAGATATCGAAGATCGAGGGTATCAATATGGCGACGGGCTGTATGAAGTCGTACGTGTTTATAATGGACATCTTTATATGTTAGAAGCTCATTTGGAGCGTTTGTGGAATGGGGCTGAAAAAATCAACATGCATTTGCCCTTTTCAAAAGAGGAACTGACAGCAAATTTGAATAAGTTAGTGGAAATTGAAGCAATTAAAGAAGGTAAATTATATTTTCAAGTAACGCGCGGTATTGATTCGCCAAGAAACCATGCACTACCTGATCCAAAGAAAGTTAAAGGAGTATTAACAGCTAATATCTTGCCCTATCAAAGACCCACGCAAAAAATGGAAACAGGGATCAGTGTTGCTGTTGTACCAGATACACGCTGGTTGCATTGTGACATCAAGTCATTGAGTTTAATGGGGAACATTTTGTCCTTAGATGAGGCTAGACAAAAAGGATTTGACGATGCGGTACTGATTCGTGAGGATAAGGTAACCGAAACTTCAGCAGCAAACTTTTGGGTGGTCAAAGATGGAATAGTATACACACATCCAGATGGACATTTAATTTTGCCAGGAATTACCAAAAAGAAAATCTTAGAACTGGCAAATGAGTTGGACATTCCTGTGAAAGAAGAAGCTGTATATGAAGAAGAGTTATTTACAGCAGACGAATGTTTTGTTTCAGGTTCGCTTACTGAAATTGTCCCTGTAGTTAAAATAAATGATCATGTTGTTGGTACTGGAAAGCCCGGAGAAATCACGAAAAAATTGTTGAATGCGTATATTGCCAGCGTTAATAAGATATGCGGAAGCGCAGAAAAATAG
- a CDS encoding phosphotransferase family protein — MAFQLDKEWRLQPIKGATGQTFMGIRATERVFIKRNTSPLLAALSKEGIAPKLVWTKRTVTGDILTAQEWLDGQVLKAQEIGQRNDVVDVLYHLHHSHMLKSMLEKIGGQIKTPAMMLQEYDQKLPTELRNNTYLARVYHYLQEHIPNYSVHNYMVVHGDVNHRNWIVSNNYLYLVDWDSVMVADPALDLGMLLGHYVPRASWNKWLLSYGMRPSEEALMRIKWYALFNFLQEILRHYQSGEKREMNAEILKLKQAFGY; from the coding sequence ATGGCATTTCAGTTGGATAAGGAGTGGCGCTTGCAGCCAATAAAAGGCGCAACTGGCCAAACTTTCATGGGTATACGTGCGACTGAAAGAGTATTTATTAAACGAAATACTTCTCCTCTTTTGGCTGCCTTGTCTAAAGAAGGGATTGCCCCTAAGTTGGTTTGGACTAAACGAACAGTGACAGGTGATATTTTAACAGCGCAAGAATGGCTGGATGGGCAAGTGTTGAAAGCACAAGAAATTGGACAAAGAAATGATGTTGTAGATGTGTTGTATCATTTACATCATTCGCATATGCTGAAAAGTATGCTTGAAAAAATCGGTGGGCAAATCAAAACACCTGCTATGATGCTTCAAGAATATGATCAGAAATTGCCAACTGAATTGCGAAATAACACGTATCTTGCTAGGGTGTATCACTATCTACAGGAGCATATTCCAAACTACTCTGTACATAATTATATGGTGGTTCATGGTGATGTTAATCATCGTAATTGGATTGTATCAAATAATTACCTCTATTTAGTTGATTGGGATTCTGTGATGGTTGCTGATCCGGCGCTGGATTTAGGAATGCTGTTGGGACATTATGTTCCACGGGCAAGCTGGAATAAATGGCTGTTGTCCTACGGGATGCGTCCAAGTGAAGAGGCGTTAATGAGAATCAAATGGTATGCGTTATTTAATTTCTTACAAGAAATTCTCCGTCATTATCAGTCAGGAGAAAAACGTGAAATGAACGCAGAAATTTTGAAATTAAAACAAGCATTTGGTTATTAG
- a CDS encoding ABC transporter permease, with protein sequence MSGFYGIRLARHLRKMMKYMRYVFNDHFILVCVFLLGGLGFYYSQVLKTLPVHFVWGRPLVLLLWLAIIQIGRIATLAEEADKVFILPKEPEMDSYLNRALRYSFWVPLVALFLLGGMSMPLVVVSTGWAFSTFFYFIVMLGSLKASHLRVQKYELYQISSKEYVQWFVLWLITSLLAIVCSLYIMPVVGLLIAILQFVFFCLALKKKEQSVSLDWEKMIRQEKNRMHRIYQFIHLFTDVPEISSSVKRRKYLDPLLSRIKATTTNTYLYLYARSFLRGSEYSGLFIRLVLVGGVILFFLKEFWISMGVSVLFIYLIGFQLIPIYTQFDYMVMTHLYPVPVGQKKQAVSKLVTVLLFVAAILFSGFVLIALPDFTEGLMVVIVLLVEVVLFAKLYVPYRLKKMEA encoded by the coding sequence ATGTCTGGATTTTATGGCATTCGTTTAGCACGTCATCTTAGAAAAATGATGAAATACATGCGGTATGTTTTTAACGATCATTTTATATTGGTGTGTGTCTTTTTGTTGGGCGGTCTAGGTTTTTATTATTCACAAGTATTAAAAACACTACCTGTACATTTTGTATGGGGAAGACCACTCGTTTTACTTTTATGGCTGGCGATCATACAGATTGGTCGTATTGCGACATTAGCAGAAGAGGCAGATAAAGTCTTTATCCTACCCAAAGAACCCGAAATGGATAGTTACTTAAATAGAGCCTTGCGTTATTCTTTTTGGGTGCCCTTAGTAGCACTATTCTTGCTTGGTGGTATGTCAATGCCGCTAGTCGTTGTATCTACAGGTTGGGCATTTTCAACATTTTTCTATTTCATCGTGATGTTAGGAAGTTTAAAAGCGAGTCACTTGAGAGTGCAAAAATATGAATTATATCAAATTTCTTCAAAAGAGTATGTGCAGTGGTTTGTATTATGGTTGATCACCAGTCTACTGGCGATCGTTTGTAGTCTATATATAATGCCAGTGGTAGGGCTGTTGATAGCTATCCTTCAATTTGTGTTCTTTTGTTTAGCGTTAAAGAAAAAAGAGCAATCTGTTTCTTTAGATTGGGAAAAGATGATCCGACAAGAAAAAAATCGAATGCATCGAATCTATCAGTTTATCCATTTGTTTACCGATGTACCAGAAATATCTAGTAGTGTTAAACGTCGGAAATATCTGGATCCATTATTAAGTAGAATCAAGGCAACAACTACAAATACCTATTTATATCTCTATGCCCGCAGTTTTTTAAGAGGTTCTGAATATAGTGGATTATTTATTAGACTGGTACTAGTTGGAGGCGTGATTTTATTTTTCCTTAAAGAATTTTGGATTTCAATGGGCGTGTCGGTCCTGTTTATTTATTTAATTGGTTTTCAATTGATTCCAATTTATACACAGTTCGATTATATGGTGATGACACATTTATATCCTGTGCCAGTGGGACAAAAGAAGCAGGCTGTTAGTAAGTTAGTAACTGTCTTGTTGTTTGTAGCAGCGATTTTGTTCAGCGGCTTTGTTTTAATTGCTTTGCCTGATTTTACAGAGGGGTTGATGGTTGTCATCGTGTTACTTGTGGAAGTTGTCCTGTTTGCAAAATTGTATGTTCCGTATCGTTTGAAGAAAATGGAGGCTTAA
- the trmB gene encoding tRNA (guanosine(46)-N7)-methyltransferase TrmB, which produces MRMRKRPGAAELLASHPELVVDEPSKWQGRWEERFGNNHPIHIEIGSGKGQFVVGMAKANPDINYIGIDMQLSVLSIALEKALEEELPNLQLLHVNGEELTQYFAENEIDQIYLNFSDPWPKTRHEKRRLTFKTFLATDEEILKSNGEIHFKTDNRGLFEYSLSSFSKYGMILEQVWLDLHASDYEGNIMTEYEQKFSAKGQPIYRVEARFQSENKQI; this is translated from the coding sequence ATGCGAATGAGAAAAAGACCAGGAGCTGCAGAATTATTGGCGAGTCATCCTGAATTGGTCGTAGATGAACCGTCTAAATGGCAAGGACGCTGGGAAGAGCGTTTTGGGAATAATCACCCGATTCACATTGAAATTGGTTCTGGTAAGGGACAATTTGTGGTAGGAATGGCCAAAGCAAACCCAGATATTAATTATATTGGGATCGATATGCAATTGAGTGTTCTTTCAATCGCTCTAGAAAAAGCATTAGAAGAAGAATTGCCTAATTTACAATTACTTCATGTAAATGGAGAAGAACTAACACAATACTTTGCTGAAAATGAAATAGATCAAATTTATTTAAACTTTTCTGATCCTTGGCCAAAAACAAGACATGAAAAACGTCGTTTAACGTTTAAAACATTTTTAGCAACCGATGAAGAAATTCTAAAATCAAATGGCGAAATTCACTTTAAAACGGATAATCGAGGTTTATTTGAATATTCATTAAGCAGTTTTTCTAAATATGGGATGATTTTAGAACAAGTTTGGCTGGATCTACATGCCAGCGATTATGAAGGCAATATTATGACAGAGTACGAACAGAAATTCTCGGCAAAAGGACAGCCTATTTATCGTGTGGAAGCAAGGTTTCAATCTGAGAATAAACAAATATAG